The Lathamus discolor isolate bLatDis1 unplaced genomic scaffold, bLatDis1.hap1 Scaffold_182, whole genome shotgun sequence genomic interval ccccatagcgccccataacCAACCCATTGCACCCCATAACCAACCCATTGCACTCCATAaccaccccactgcaccccatAACCACCCTACTGCACCCTATAACcaccccatagcgccccataacCAACCCATTGTGCCCCGCTCACCCGAGGAGCTGCGTCCCCGGCTCCTggcggggctgctgctgctgaccccTGCCCCACGGCGCTGGCTGCACCCATAGGAAACAATGGGTCACGGGGGGTGGGGATAAGgctgggacccccccccccatgtcaCCACCTActtgtggggctggagctgctgctgccgccgctgccgggccCGGACGAAGGCGGTGGGGTCAAACCGGGGGGGTGCTGATGGGAGGAGGGGTTCATGTGGGTCCCAGCCCCATTGCACGTGTGGGTCCTAGCCCCATTGCACGTGTGGGTCCCAGCCCCATTGCATGCGTGGGTCCCAGCCCCATTGCATGTGTGGGTCCCAGCCCCATTGCATGGGtgtcccagccccactgcatgTGTGGGTCCCAGCCCCATTGCAGGGGGCTGCCCCCCATTCACCTGCAGGCGATGGGGACCGTGATGGGGGGGGCCTCTCTCGGGACCCTGGAGCTGAGGGTGTCCTGTGGCTGTCAATGGGAGCAGAGCATGAGGAGACCCCCCCACTTATGGGGCaccccccattgccccacaGCCCCCTCTCACCCCCTCCGGCTCGATGCCAGCTCAGCTGTGAGGCTCCTGACCCGCAGCTTGAGCCTCTGCTCCGATGCCTTCGCCTCTTCCAGCTGgaatgggatggatgggattgAATGGGattggatgggatggatgggatgagGTTGGGATGGGAAGGATGGGATGAGGTTGGGACGGGATGAGGTTGGGATGAggctgggatgggatgggatggatgggatgacATGGAAGGGATgaggttgggatgggatgggatgaggttGGGATGAGGTTGGGATGGGACGGATGGGATGAGGttgggataggatgggatgaGGTTGGGACGGATGGGATGAcgttgggatgggatgggatgaggttGGGACGGGATGAGGTTGGGATGAggctgggatgggatgggatggatgggatgacATGGAAGGGATgaggttgggatgggatgggatgaggttgggatgggatggatgggatgacATGGAAGGGATGAGGttgggataggatgggatgaggttgggatgggatggatgggatgagGTTGGGATgaggttgggatgggatggatgggatgagGTTGGGATGAGGTtgggatggggttgggatgggatggatgggatgagGTTGGGATgaggttgggatgggatggatgggatgagGGTCCCTTTCCCATCAGCCCCCGCCCACCCCAGCACCGGGACCCCCCAGAGCCCATCCTGGATCCAACCTGAGCCAGGAGCTCCCGGTGCCGGCGCTGGAGCTCGTCCTGGCAGCGCCGCTTCTCCTCCACTGCCCGCTGCAGCCTGCGGGGACGGGAGGTCAATGGGAGAGCGGATACCCCATAGCCCATATCCCATaacccataccccatatcccataccccatattccataccccatatcccataccccatacccgaTACCCCATAGCCCATACCCcctatcccataccccataccccacatcccataccccGTAGCCCGTACCCCACATCCCTCCCCACACCATCACTCACTGCTCCCGGAGCCGCTGGATCTCTGCATCCCGAGGATCCGGGCGGCGCTGGGCCCGGAGCCGCTCCAGTTCCTGCTGGAGCTCCCGGAGCTGCCTCCGGAGCGCAGCGGGATCCGGGCGCCCCACGTAGGGCAGAGGGAGCGGGTAATGGATCCTGGATGGGGACAGGGGGAGGGTGGGGTCCTGGTGCATGTCCCATAGCCCATACCCAATATCCTATACCTCATATAGCCCATAGCCCATATCCATACCCTATATCCCAtgccccataccccatatcccataccccatatcccatgccccatatcccatacccatACCCcgtaccccatatcccatatcctataccccataccccacagCCCACATCCCATTCCCCATACCCAATACCCCATATCCCaaatcccataccccatatcccatacctcacaccccacatcccataccccatatcccatacccaccccccataccccacaccccataccccatatcccataccccatacccacaccccatatcccacaccccacatcccataccccatatcccataccccacaccccatatcccataccccatatcccataccccacaccccatatcccataccccatatcccacaccccatatcccacaccccacaccccatatcccataccccatatcccataccccacaccccataccccacaccccatatcccacaccccatatcccacaccccacaccccatatcccataccccatatcccataccccataccccacaccccataccccatatcccataccccataccccacaccccataccccatatcccataccccatatcccataccccacaccccataccccacaccccatatcccacaccccatatcccacaccccatatcccataccccatatcccataccccatatcccataccccacaccccacaccccccacgCCCAGCCCGCACCCCGTCCCTCGGCACCTATCGAACTCCACGCAGTACCCCAGGATCAGGTACCGCCTGGCGCTCAGCGGGGACCCGGCGGCCGCCGGGGGGGGGGCCCGCGCCGACATTCCCGCTTTCCGGCTccgcagcagctccaggtcctTGTAGGTGAGCAGCTCGAGGCTGACGGCGTCACTGCTCTGCGGCGGGGGGGCAACGGGGGTGTCCACGCGCGCCCCCCCCGCCGAGCCCCATGGATGCCCCCAGTCCCACCTGCAGCAGCGCCGCTTCCAGCATGGCGCAGAAGATCCCAAACTGCTTGAAATTCCCGGTTTTCCGGGTCAGTTCCTCGATGGCTGCAATGGGGGGGGTGAAATCAatgcatgggggggggggggacgacaccccaaacccccccccccccaaagtgGGGGCACCGGGGCCTCACCAGCAGCGTCGAACTCGCCCCTCCATCGGTCCGCAGTGCTCTGAGCCTCGACCTCCACttccaggctggacggggccaGGCCGAGGCGCACGCGGTGCGGCCCCGGCCGGAAGCAGCACTCGGCCTGCAGGGAGCGGGGCTCCGCCATGGCCTGCGGCACCCATGGGTGTGGGATCCAAGTCaatggggcacccatgggtgcggGATCCTAGTCaatggggcacccatgggtgcggGGCCACGTCAAttggcacccatgggtgcaggaTCCAAGTCaatggggcacccatgggtgcggGATCCAAGTCaatggggcacccatgggtgcggGGCCACGTCaatggggcacccatgggtgggggATCCAAGTCAATGGGGCACCCATGGGCGCGGGGCCACATGaatggggcacccatgggtgcagggAAACACGTCAatggggggcacccatgggAGCGGGGCCCACGTCaatggggcacccatgggtgcaggaTCCAAGTCaatggggcacccatgggtgcggGGCCCATGTCAATGGGGCACCCATGGATGCGGGGCCACGTCaatggggcacccatgggtgggggATCCAAGTCaatggggcacccatgggtgcggGGCCCACATCaatggggcacccatgggtgggggATCCAAGTCaatggggcacccatgggtgcgaGGCCACGTCaatggggcacccatgggtgggggATCCAAGTCAatgggggcacccatgggtgcgaGGCCACGTCaatggggcacccatgggtgggggATCCAAGTCAATGGGGGCACCCATGGATGCGGGGCCATGTCaatggggcacccatgggtggggAACCCATGTCAATGGGGCACCCATGGGAACGGGACCCATGTCAATGCGGCACCCATGGGTGCGGGCCCACATCAATGGGGGGAACCCATGGGTGGGGGATCCAAGTCaatggggcacccatgggtgcggGGCCCGGGTctatggggatcaatggggctGAGGGATCAATTGGGGGCGGGCGGGGGGTCCCATGGGGAGGACCCCGCCCGCGGGCACTCACCGAGCCCACCGCGCTCCGCCACCTCCGAGGACCCTCCCTTCCGCCGTAAAGCGCCCTCCCCATTGGCCAGCCGCGCCCCTCCCCGCTTCTCATTGGCTGTGGCAGCTGCCCATCACCTCATGTCGGTCTCTGCTTCCAGCCGGCCGTTAGGCACCTCCCTCAATCCTATTGGCTTTCGGGATGAGCCCGCCTCTCATCTCCGCCATCCCATTGGTTGTCGCTGCTGCCAGTCATTAGCCCACCCCTCCCTCCGTGTTTGTGGCGCACTCTGCCGCGTGTTCACGCAGGCGCCAATTGGCCACGCCCCCTCCCGGTGATGACCACGCCCCTTCCCATTGAGGACCACGCCCCCTCCGATAGGCCGCCTCGTGGCCACGCCCCCTCCCATTGATCACCGCGTGGCCACGCCCCCTCCCATTGATAATCAGGGGGGCTCCATTCATGCCACAGGagggcgggagcggggccgtgGGGACCACGGGAACAATACGGGGGGGGGCAGATTGCGTCCCCACCCCCCCGCGTGCTCCATTCATCCTTGGGGGGGGGCGCGGAAATCAACGCATTCATCAATGGAGTCTTGATAAATTGGGGGGGGGGCGCGCCGCGCTTTCCGCCACGCCCTCACCGTCGCCACGCCCCGTTTTCCCGCGCAGCCGCGCTGTTTCCCGCCAGCCCCTCCCGTTTCCCCGGCCCCTTTAAGGCGCGGTATGTGAacggggaaggggggggggtgcgggggggggggggtcccggtgCGGGTCCCGGTGCGGACGGAGCCCCCCCGCAGCGATGGCGCGGCGGCGGCAGTGGTGTCACCTGTGCGAGCTGCCCAAGACGCCGTGGGCCGTGGTGTGGGACTTCAGCGAGGCCGTGTGCCGCGGCTGCGTCAACTTCGAGGGCAGCGCCCGCATCGAGCCCCTGCTTGCGGCCGCCCGGAGCCTCCGCTACGAGCGCGGCGAAGCGCAGAGCCCCGACGAGCAGCGGGCCCGGAAGccgccggtgccggtgccggtggaGCCGGCCCGGTGCGCCCCGTCCCACGGCCGCTGCCGCAAGGAccgcgccgggccgggcagGGCCCTGGCTTTGGACGCCGCTCCCCGGTTCCTCAGCGAGCACCCCCGAGGCTCCGGCGCGGCCGCGCTGGGCTTGGCCAAGCGGATGCTGCAGGAGTGCGGCGCCGGCCCCGGGAGAGCCGCGGCCTCCGGGTGCCACCGGGACAGCGGCGGCGAATGGCGACGGCTCCCGGAGCCCCCCCGCTTCTTCCGACACCCCGAGGAGGCGCCGTcggggccgcgccgccgccggcccccCCCGCCGCCCGTCGCGGAGCCGGGGCCGCTGTGCTGCGGGCTCTGCCGCCGGCGCCTGGAGGACACCCACTTCGTGCAGTGCCCCGCCGTGCCCGGCCACCGCTTCTGCTTCCCCTGCGCCCGCAGGGCCATCGGGGCCCGCGGGGCCGGCGCCCCCGACGTGAACTGCCCGAGCGGCCGGCGCTGCCCCCTCGCCGGCTCCGGGCTGCCCTGGGCCTTCCTGCAGGAGGAGATCGCCGCCATCCTGGCCGGGGAGGTGCGGGTCAAGAGGGAGCGGGACCCATAAGGGGCCCCCCCTCCCTCCACCACCAAACCCCCGCCGCTGCCCCATTGCGCctcagtggggggggggggggcgagcTGAGCCTGCCCCCCCtgctgcggggggggggagccAAGTGCCTGTGCTCGGGGGGGTGGGCAATAAAGATGTTGGGGGGCTTTGGAGATGAGGCTGGGCTGGTTCTTGGGGGGTAaaggggatggaggtgggaaACGGGGGGTCTGTGGGGGTTTCTATGGGGTATCCCTATGGGGGGTTTCTATAGGGTATCGCTATGGGGGGGTTCTGTAGGGTATCGCTATGGGGGTTTCTATAGGTTATcactatgggggtctatggggggtttCTATAGGGTATCGTTATGGGGGGTTTCTATAGGGTATCACTATGACGGGTCTATGGGGGGTTT includes:
- the CCDC61 gene encoding centrosomal protein CCDC61 isoform X2, which codes for MGRALYGGREGPRRWRSAVGSAMAEPRSLQAECCFRPGPHRVRLGLAPSSLEVEVEAQSTADRWRGEFDAAAIEELTRKTGNFKQFGIFCAMLEAALLQSSDAVSLELLTYKDLELLRSRKAGMSARAPPPAAAGSPLSARRYLILGIHYPLPLPYVGRPDPAALRRQLRELQQELERLRAQRRPDPRDAEIQRLREQLQRAVEEKRRCQDELQRRHRELLAQLEEAKASEQRLKLRVRSLTAELASSRRGHRTPSAPGSRERPPPSRSPSPAAPPRFDPTAFVRARQRRQQQLQPHNQRRGAGVSSSSPARSRGRSSSAESCRSRRSVLSSGSGAEDPPQRPRRTPHGRRPLSTLTCNGASAGQRVASCKAPTTKRSSKENQHETELAEIDARLQALQEVMARMLPPGSQWEPPGTHM
- the CCDC61 gene encoding centrosomal protein CCDC61 isoform X3 produces the protein MGRALYGGREGPRRWRSAVGSAMAEPRSLQAECCFRPGPHRVRLGLAPSSLEVEVEAQSTADRWRGEFDAAAIEELTRKTGNFKQFGIFCAMLEAALLQDLELLRSRKAGMSARAPPPAAAGSPLSARRYLILGYCVEFDRIHYPLPLPYVGRPDPAALRRQLRELQQELERLRAQRRPDPRDAEIQRLREQLQRAVEEKRRCQDELQRRHRELLAQLEEAKASEQRLKLRVRSLTAELASSRRGHRTPSAPGSRERPPPSRSPSPAAPPRFDPTAFVRARQRRQQQLQPHNQRRGAGVSSSSPARSRGRSSSAESCRSRRSVLSSGSGAEDPPQRPRRTPHGRRPLSTLTCNGASAGQRVASCKAPTTKRSSKENQHETELAEIDARLQALQEVMARMLPPGSQWEPPGTHM
- the CCDC61 gene encoding centrosomal protein CCDC61 isoform X1; this encodes MGRALYGGREGPRRWRSAVGSAMAEPRSLQAECCFRPGPHRVRLGLAPSSLEVEVEAQSTADRWRGEFDAAAIEELTRKTGNFKQFGIFCAMLEAALLQSSDAVSLELLTYKDLELLRSRKAGMSARAPPPAAAGSPLSARRYLILGYCVEFDRIHYPLPLPYVGRPDPAALRRQLRELQQELERLRAQRRPDPRDAEIQRLREQLQRAVEEKRRCQDELQRRHRELLAQLEEAKASEQRLKLRVRSLTAELASSRRGHRTPSAPGSRERPPPSRSPSPAAPPRFDPTAFVRARQRRQQQLQPHNQRRGAGVSSSSPARSRGRSSSAESCRSRRSVLSSGSGAEDPPQRPRRTPHGRRPLSTLTCNGASAGQRVASCKAPTTKRSSKENQHETELAEIDARLQALQEVMARMLPPGSQWEPPGTHM